The Bacteroidota bacterium nucleotide sequence TTCGCATCACGATTTTTCTCTCTTATTAAACATGTTGCTTCTAAGCCATCAATATTGGGAAGCTTTATATCCATTAAGACCCAATCTGGTTTTAATGCGCTGAACATTGATATAGCACTTTCACCATCTTCACATTCGTATATTGCTTCGAGATTATAGATAGAAGACTGAAGCATTTTCTTTACGAATGCCCGAAATTTCGTATTATCGTCCACCAGCAGTA carries:
- a CDS encoding response regulator transcription factor, whose amino-acid sequence is MTILLVDDNTKFRAFVKKMLQSSIYNLEAIYECEDGESAISMFSALKPDWVLMDIKLPNIDGLEATCLIREKNRDAKIIILTQYNDTEYREVATKFGASNFFLKENVELIPKILNNNN